In the Streptomyces sp. f51 genome, one interval contains:
- a CDS encoding PDR/VanB family oxidoreductase, translating to MTPRLGTVVAVAGAAVLVRRALRRRIGASPLWPLPALEDPVSGRPRSRTLRLRVGRHETVADGVVLLRLEGTDLPPWEPGAHLEVVLPSGLVRRYSLCGDPEDRSSYTVAVRLVEDGRGGSREVHEQLREGVGVEVRGPRNRFPLVAAPAYVFVVGGIGITPVLPMLRALPEDADRRLLYGGRTRASMPFLEEIEKQDRTKVTVVAEDEDGLPDLDALFADLVPGTAVYCCGPDGLMAAVEARIPAGVALHLERFTASAPGAGDTAFEVELRRSGRTVTVPAGSTVLAAVREALPGTLYSCEQGFCGTCRQRVLEGEVEHRDELLTDAERDDSMLICVSRTRGERIVLDMWTSAARTGPFRAGSDR from the coding sequence GTGACGCCGAGGCTCGGGACCGTCGTCGCCGTCGCCGGGGCGGCCGTGCTCGTACGGCGTGCGCTGCGCCGCCGGATCGGGGCGTCACCGCTGTGGCCGCTGCCCGCGCTGGAGGACCCCGTCTCGGGCCGGCCACGCTCACGGACCCTGCGACTGCGGGTCGGGCGCCACGAGACCGTCGCCGACGGTGTCGTCCTGCTGCGGCTGGAAGGCACGGACCTGCCTCCCTGGGAGCCGGGAGCCCATCTCGAAGTGGTGCTGCCCTCCGGGCTCGTGCGGCGGTACTCCCTGTGCGGGGACCCGGAGGACCGCTCCTCGTACACCGTCGCGGTCCGGCTCGTCGAGGACGGGCGGGGCGGTTCGCGCGAGGTGCACGAACAGCTCCGGGAGGGCGTGGGCGTCGAGGTGCGCGGACCGCGCAACCGCTTCCCGCTCGTGGCGGCGCCCGCCTACGTCTTCGTCGTGGGCGGCATCGGGATCACCCCGGTGCTGCCGATGCTGCGGGCCCTCCCGGAGGACGCCGACCGGCGGCTGCTGTACGGCGGCCGGACGCGCGCCTCGATGCCGTTCCTCGAGGAGATCGAGAAGCAGGACCGCACGAAGGTCACCGTCGTCGCCGAGGACGAGGACGGACTGCCGGACCTGGACGCGCTGTTCGCGGACCTCGTGCCGGGGACGGCGGTCTACTGCTGCGGACCGGACGGGCTCATGGCGGCCGTCGAGGCGCGGATCCCGGCCGGGGTCGCACTGCACCTGGAGCGGTTCACCGCCTCCGCGCCCGGTGCGGGCGACACCGCCTTCGAGGTCGAACTCCGGCGCAGCGGACGCACGGTGACCGTGCCCGCCGGTTCGACGGTCCTCGCGGCGGTCCGTGAGGCGCTGCCCGGCACGCTCTACTCCTGCGAGCAGGGATTCTGCGGAACCTGCCGGCAGCGGGTCCTGGAGGGGGAGGTCGAGCACCGCGACGAACTGCTCACGGACGCGGAGCGTGACGACTCGATGCTGATCTGCGTCTCGCGGACCCGCGGCGAGCGCATCGTGCTGGACATGTGGACGTCCGCCGCCCGGACCGGCCCGTTCCGGGCCGGATCCGATCGGTAA
- a CDS encoding TetR/AcrR family transcriptional regulator yields the protein MTTGVRRRMGVEERRQQLIGVALELFSRRSPDEVSIDEIASAAGISRPLVYHYFPGKLSLYEAALQRASDDLAERFVEPREGPLGARLLRVMRRFFDFVDDHGPGFAALMRGGPAVGSSTTNALVDGVRQAAYLQIVSHLDVEDPPARLELVIRSWISLVESTALIWLDGRRIERGELEVQLVHDFAALAAVSAAYDPEVAALLRKGLSDEPGDGPFTDLVVRLLALAAPPEA from the coding sequence ATGACAACCGGGGTACGCCGCAGGATGGGTGTCGAGGAGCGACGGCAGCAGCTGATCGGTGTCGCCCTCGAACTGTTCAGCCGACGCTCGCCCGACGAGGTCTCCATCGACGAGATAGCCTCGGCCGCGGGCATCTCGCGACCCCTGGTCTATCACTACTTCCCGGGCAAACTCAGCCTGTACGAAGCGGCGTTGCAGCGTGCCTCCGACGATCTCGCGGAGCGTTTCGTGGAGCCCCGCGAGGGCCCGCTGGGCGCGCGGCTGCTGCGGGTGATGCGCCGCTTCTTCGACTTCGTGGACGACCACGGGCCCGGTTTCGCCGCGTTGATGCGGGGCGGCCCGGCCGTCGGCTCGTCGACGACCAACGCGCTCGTGGACGGCGTACGGCAGGCGGCTTATCTCCAGATCGTGTCGCATCTGGACGTCGAGGACCCGCCCGCCCGGCTGGAGCTGGTGATCCGCTCCTGGATCTCGCTCGTCGAGTCGACGGCGCTGATCTGGCTGGACGGACGGCGGATCGAGCGCGGCGAGCTGGAGGTGCAGCTCGTCCACGACTTCGCGGCCCTGGCCGCGGTGAGCGCCGCCTACGACCCGGAGGTCGCCGCGCTGCTGCGCAAGGGACTGAGCGACGAGCCGGGCGACGGGCCCTTCACCGACCTCGTCGTCCGGCTGCTCGCGCTCGCCGCGCCGCCGGAGGCGTAG
- a CDS encoding isomerase, whose amino-acid sequence MPQITVEFSPALDHVDWRAFALALHPVVVETAAARLEACKTRTLRTADEIVGDVVGGGTGPAVVHVTLALLAGRSEETRAKLSEAPLELLRKHIEPVDGVTLHVSTEVRDLDPSYRKFEA is encoded by the coding sequence ATGCCGCAGATCACCGTCGAGTTCTCCCCGGCACTCGACCACGTCGACTGGCGCGCGTTCGCGCTCGCGCTGCACCCCGTGGTCGTCGAGACGGCCGCCGCACGGCTGGAGGCGTGCAAGACCCGCACGCTGCGGACCGCGGACGAGATCGTGGGCGACGTGGTGGGCGGCGGCACGGGCCCGGCCGTCGTGCACGTCACGCTCGCGCTGCTCGCGGGCCGCAGCGAGGAGACCAGGGCGAAGCTCTCCGAGGCCCCGCTGGAGCTGCTGCGCAAGCACATCGAGCCGGTCGACGGGGTCACGCTGCACGTCTCCACCGAGGTGCGCGATCTCGACCCGTCGTACCGGAAGTTCGAGGCGTAA
- a CDS encoding metal-dependent hydrolase: MSNTQGRLPRPVESERTALKARKVSFSWEDTPLHWVPGEPFATHTMNVLHLLLPAGERWFVHVYRQVLPLIRDERLRQDVIGFIGQEATHSQAHDEVLPHLAALGLDPTPYTAQVDWLFEKLLGDRTLPPGRARRWWLLERVALIAAIEHYTAFLGDWILNSEELDRRGADPVMLDLMRWHGAEEVEHRSVAFDLFVHLDGSYRRRARTWATAFTALVFLWQRGARFFMENDPTLVNGRASFKAFHTAGKRGVLPPTGALLRSVPRYLSRAYHPSQEGSTEQAAAYLAVSPAATAASAAEKAAGAA, encoded by the coding sequence ATGTCTAACACGCAGGGCCGGCTGCCCCGGCCGGTCGAGTCCGAGCGGACGGCCCTCAAGGCACGGAAGGTGTCGTTCTCCTGGGAGGACACCCCGCTGCACTGGGTGCCGGGAGAGCCCTTCGCCACGCACACCATGAACGTGCTGCATCTGCTGCTGCCGGCCGGCGAGCGGTGGTTCGTCCATGTGTACCGGCAGGTCCTGCCCCTCATCCGCGACGAGCGGCTGCGCCAGGACGTCATCGGGTTCATCGGGCAGGAGGCGACGCACTCGCAGGCCCACGACGAGGTGCTGCCCCATCTGGCGGCCCTGGGGCTCGACCCGACGCCGTACACCGCGCAGGTCGACTGGCTCTTCGAGAAGCTCCTCGGCGACCGGACCCTGCCGCCGGGCAGGGCGCGCCGCTGGTGGCTGCTGGAGCGGGTCGCCCTGATCGCCGCGATCGAGCACTACACCGCCTTCCTCGGCGACTGGATCCTGAACTCGGAGGAGCTGGACCGGCGCGGCGCCGACCCGGTCATGCTGGACCTGATGCGCTGGCACGGCGCCGAGGAGGTCGAGCACCGCTCGGTGGCCTTCGATCTGTTCGTGCACCTCGACGGCAGCTACCGGCGGCGCGCGCGGACCTGGGCGACGGCGTTCACCGCGCTCGTCTTCCTGTGGCAGCGCGGGGCCCGGTTCTTCATGGAGAACGACCCGACGCTCGTGAACGGCCGGGCGAGCTTCAAGGCCTTCCACACCGCGGGGAAGCGGGGCGTGCTGCCGCCGACCGGCGCCCTGCTGAGGTCCGTCCCCCGCTATCTCAGCCGCGCCTACCACCCCTCGCAGGAGGGCTCCACCGAGCAGGCCGCCGCCTATCTGGCCGTCTCCCCCGCCGCGACGGCCGCCTCGGCCGCCGAGAAGGCCGCAGGTGCCGCGTGA